The Brassica oleracea var. oleracea cultivar TO1000 chromosome C7, BOL, whole genome shotgun sequence sequence CATAAACAGAAAAAGTTCAACTCCAAAATAGGGTAATAGGTAAGATTATTCTATAAATAAAGTAACCCTAACCATTACTCCATTTTGGAGTTGAATATGGAGTGGAGTTAGAAAAGATTTTACTCTAAAATTGAGTATGAAGTTAAAAATGAAGTAGAGTTGGAGATGCCTTAACTAATACAAGATGAATAATTATGCTAACCCTTATATTAAGTTAAATTTTTTAAGTCTTTTGTCAATTTTTTTAAGTCACGAAGAAACCCCTATGTATATATTCTTTGCCGGCTCTATGGGAGTAAAGTTAAAGAGTCTATGTGAAAACAAAAGGTCAGAAGATGTGAAAACAAAGGGTCGGAAGACTCAAAAAGCAAGCTCCAAATACTTAACGATTTTGTTATATTGATATAATCTTAATTAATGCGTGTTTACTTTTATTGATAAACAACTATCAATCTTTTTTTTTGTATCTTTTTTTGTTAAGAAAAAGTTTTCAAGTCAGTGAAGATGAGATTATAATTTCACCATTCGTCATAGCAATCGTTTTATTTGTGTTTATAAATAATAACATATTATATAGGGTTAGCATAATTATTGATGTAAATTTTCTGTATGTGGCAGAGTTACATGGGTAAAAGTAAAAACACGGGTAACTTACCTATTATAAGCAGAGATATAGAAAACATTTCTTCAACGATGTAAAATTTCAAAATTACATGGGTAAAAACTATAGCATGTAAAAGATTCTTTGTTCTAGCACAGTATTAATAAAGTAACATGGTTATGTGAATACTAAAAGAACATTTATGGTTAAGAAAAATCAGTTTCTGTTAGCTACGAATTTACCATTTATTTATTTGTATACGAGATATTTGTATCGTAGTTCTTTACATAAATTACCCACCCAAATAATGCGCAAAAAGAAAATTTACCCACCCAAATTATTCAAGGGTTTGGAAAATAATAACGCAATAAACAAAACCTTTTGTTAATCACGTTCGTTTTTGTACAAAAAGAAAAGAATACCTTTACTTACACGTCACACATTTGGAAACTTACTCCCACGTAAAAGAAAGAAAACAAAAAAATCCCCATAAAGACAAAACTTACTTAACGACACCATGTCCCATCACTACCGGAAAAATCATTCGCCGGCCGGACTTTGCCGTCCTAATAATTTTCCATGAAGAAAGGTTCTTCGTACGGGAACGAGTCCCAGAATCCATCAACTTTGTGATCATTCACGTCTAGCAAAAGATCAGGGAGGTCGGAGAAAGCATCGTCCGCGGGTGAAGATGACGTCATCGATGAAGTCACCGTGCTTGACGGAGACTCCTGTGCTTTCCACTCAACGGCGGCAGCTGTGGCGGCGGCTTGAATGTCTTTCGGATCGGCGCTTGCCGGTCTCGGCAAATGGCAAGCGAGCTCCGGGAAATTGAGGTGAGCAGAGCTTCCTTTGATGGCTAAAGCGGCCACGTCGTGTGCACGCGCCGCCATCTCCGGGGTGGAGAAAGTGCCGAGCCAGATTCTTGATTTCTTTTTTGGCTCTCTGATTTCAGACACCCATTTTCCCCATTGTCTCATTCTGACCCCACGAAAATTTGGATGCTTAGAAACACCCTTTTGATCATCTTTAGCTTTTGAACTGCTTAAGGTTTTCTCCGGCGCCGGTGACCGGAGATTACGTTCCGGCTGGGGAAGAGAAGAGTCTTGCATCTAAAGGAATGAAAATGTAATACGAGAGAGAGAGAAGTTTTGGTCGGAAGATTATAAAGAAGTTTTGTTTTGTATTTAGGGGTGTGAGAGAGTAGGAATAGTTGTGACTTGTGAGGAGAGACTGGTTTGCTTCTTCTAATATATACATCCAAATACCGAAGTAACTATTCTTGTGTGTATGTTTATTCATTTTTATTATTTACAAATTCAATATCTAAAAAAAATATATATATATATATCTAAAGCTAAAAAAAGACTTTGACTGCGTTAAGATCCTTTTTTATTTTTCTTTTTGTTTCTTCTTGCAATTGTATTTTTATTTTATGTATTGTAATATAATTTTCACTATTTAGACTTGAATTGGACACTTGTTTGTTTGACTCCTAAGTAGTAATTAGTCCTTCCAAATAAAATATACGTACCTGAACTATGTCGGGTAAATTTAAATTACATTATCCTGATCGAATCTGAACATTTTTA is a genomic window containing:
- the LOC106304658 gene encoding ethylene-responsive transcription factor ERF039-like, which encodes MQDSSLPQPERNLRSPAPEKTLSSSKAKDDQKGVSKHPNFRGVRMRQWGKWVSEIREPKKKSRIWLGTFSTPEMAARAHDVAALAIKGSSAHLNFPELACHLPRPASADPKDIQAAATAAAVEWKAQESPSSTVTSSMTSSSPADDAFSDLPDLLLDVNDHKVDGFWDSFPYEEPFFMENY